One window of Abyssibacter profundi genomic DNA carries:
- a CDS encoding acyl-CoA dehydrogenase: protein MTTLLAILVAVGGLWALAYIGAPLLVTSAAIGAYIVALYGLGLMGPTAFAVTGGLFAVFAIALNLRPIRRLVTKPIFAGFKAVLPPMTSTEREALEAGDVWWEGEMFRGRPDWNMLKSFKRTQLTAEEQAFLDNETVELCRMIDDYKTVYEDRDLAPEVWDFMRQKKFFSMLITKEWGGLGFSAYAQSCVVTKIATKSITAAVTVMVPNSLGPGELLTHYGTDAQKEQWLPKLADGTEIPCFGLTGVEVGSDATAIPDVGVVCKGEWEGQEVVGMRLTFNKRYITLAPVASVIGLAFKLQDPEGLLGDPDKTDYGITCALIPASTPGVEIGRRHYPSGAFMNGPITGEDVFVPIDWIIGGVEKAGGGWRMLVECLSAGRGISLPALSAAGGKMAYRLTGAYSRIRRQFKLSVGKFEGVQEATGRIAGLNYRLEAVRTLTASAVDNCAPSVVTAIAKYHMTEMMRQSLTDAMDVHGGRGIMVGPRNYLSSAYQSVPVAITVEGANILTRSLMIFGQGAIRCHPYVFPEMEAAREDNLAEFDKLLWGHIGFSMNRGVRALTLGLTGGALAKAPVDGPTAKYYKQLERMSTSLAFVSDVTMGILGGELKRKERLSARLGDVLSHLYMASAVLKYYEDEGRREEDLPHVRWCLDDSLNAIYEAFDEFFSNFPIGFVGSAMRRMVFPFGRSYRPVSDALTGAIADMMMEPTELRDRLSEICYLPKDANDPVGLMEVAFDKLIQVEPLYNKYYKALSKGELTALTLEDRLVQAVEQGVLTQAEADQVGEYDRLRYEAIMTDAFTKEYLAGTAFHPEADAETVSEEQPAKVA, encoded by the coding sequence ATGACGACATTACTTGCAATTCTTGTCGCCGTTGGCGGCTTGTGGGCACTGGCCTACATCGGCGCGCCGTTACTGGTGACATCCGCCGCCATCGGCGCCTACATCGTGGCGCTCTACGGCCTGGGTCTGATGGGCCCCACGGCTTTCGCCGTGACGGGCGGGCTGTTTGCCGTGTTCGCCATCGCCCTGAACCTGCGTCCGATTCGCCGCCTGGTGACCAAGCCGATTTTTGCCGGTTTCAAGGCGGTGCTGCCGCCCATGACGTCCACCGAGCGCGAAGCACTGGAGGCCGGCGATGTCTGGTGGGAAGGCGAGATGTTTCGCGGTCGCCCGGACTGGAACATGCTCAAGAGCTTCAAGCGCACGCAGTTGACGGCTGAGGAGCAGGCGTTTCTCGATAACGAGACCGTTGAACTGTGCCGCATGATCGACGACTACAAGACCGTTTACGAGGACCGTGACCTCGCACCGGAGGTCTGGGACTTCATGCGTCAGAAGAAATTCTTCTCGATGCTGATTACCAAGGAATGGGGTGGCCTCGGCTTCTCCGCCTATGCGCAGTCCTGTGTTGTGACCAAGATCGCGACCAAGTCCATCACCGCGGCCGTAACGGTCATGGTGCCGAACTCGCTCGGCCCCGGTGAGTTGCTGACGCATTACGGCACCGACGCGCAGAAGGAGCAGTGGCTGCCCAAGCTGGCGGACGGTACGGAAATTCCCTGCTTCGGCCTGACGGGGGTTGAAGTCGGCTCGGATGCCACCGCCATCCCAGATGTCGGTGTGGTCTGCAAGGGCGAGTGGGAAGGCCAGGAAGTGGTCGGCATGCGCCTGACGTTTAACAAGCGCTACATCACGCTGGCACCGGTGGCCTCCGTCATCGGCTTGGCCTTTAAGCTGCAGGATCCCGAGGGCCTGCTAGGCGATCCCGATAAGACCGATTACGGCATTACCTGTGCGCTGATCCCGGCCTCGACGCCAGGCGTGGAAATCGGCCGTCGCCACTATCCGTCGGGCGCGTTCATGAACGGACCGATTACCGGCGAAGACGTCTTCGTACCGATCGACTGGATCATCGGTGGCGTCGAAAAGGCCGGTGGTGGCTGGCGCATGCTGGTCGAATGCCTGTCCGCCGGACGCGGCATTTCTTTGCCGGCGCTGTCTGCCGCCGGCGGCAAGATGGCCTATCGCCTGACGGGTGCGTATTCGCGCATTCGCCGGCAGTTCAAGCTGTCGGTTGGCAAGTTCGAAGGTGTGCAGGAAGCCACGGGCCGGATCGCCGGGCTGAACTACCGCCTGGAAGCCGTGCGAACCCTGACGGCGAGCGCGGTCGACAATTGCGCTCCGTCGGTGGTGACGGCCATTGCCAAGTACCACATGACCGAGATGATGCGTCAGTCGCTCACCGATGCCATGGACGTGCATGGTGGCCGCGGCATCATGGTGGGCCCGCGCAATTATCTGTCTTCGGCCTACCAGTCGGTGCCGGTGGCGATAACGGTGGAAGGTGCCAACATCCTGACCCGCAGCCTGATGATCTTCGGTCAGGGCGCCATCCGTTGTCATCCGTATGTCTTCCCCGAAATGGAAGCCGCGCGTGAGGACAATCTTGCCGAGTTCGACAAACTGCTGTGGGGCCACATCGGCTTTTCGATGAACCGCGGTGTTCGCGCCCTGACCCTGGGCCTGACCGGCGGTGCGCTGGCCAAGGCACCCGTGGACGGTCCGACGGCCAAGTACTACAAGCAGCTGGAACGGATGTCGACGTCACTGGCCTTCGTGTCCGATGTGACCATGGGCATCCTCGGTGGTGAGCTCAAGCGCAAGGAGCGCCTGTCGGCCCGCCTGGGTGACGTGCTCAGTCATCTGTACATGGCCTCTGCCGTGCTGAAGTACTACGAGGATGAAGGGCGTCGCGAGGAAGATTTGCCGCATGTGCGCTGGTGCCTCGACGATTCGCTGAACGCCATTTACGAAGCCTTCGATGAGTTCTTCTCGAACTTCCCCATCGGCTTTGTCGGTTCGGCGATGCGCCGCATGGTCTTCCCGTTCGGGCGTAGCTACCGTCCCGTGTCCGATGCGCTGACCGGTGCGATCGCTGACATGATGATGGAGCCCACTGAGTTGCGTGATCGCTTGTCCGAGATCTGCTACCTGCCCAAGGATGCCAATGATCCCGTGGGGCTGATGGAAGTTGCCTTCGACAAGTTGATCCAGGTCGAGCCGCTGTACAACAAGTACTACAAGGCCTTGTCCAAGGGCGAGCTGACGGCCCTGACGCTGGAAGATCGTCTGGTGCAGGCGGTGGAGCAGGGTGTGCTGACCCAGGCTGAGGCCGATCAGGTGGGCGAGTATGATCGGCTTCGCTACGAGGCGATCATGACCGACGCCTTCACCAAGGAGTATCTGGCCGGCACGGCATTTCATCCGGAAGCCGACGCAGAGACTGTCTCCGAGGAGCAGCCCGCTAAAGTGGCCTGA
- a CDS encoding TetR/AcrR family transcriptional regulator, whose product MGQQKPTLSADDWADAALDAMADGGLDSVAVEPLARKLGVTKGSFYWHFANRDALVRAAVERWAQRETEQIIKRARGVKQARKRIQTVFKAANGSEREGHLYLALAAASRDPRVADFVHKVSQRRLDFLTECYQALGLIERDARKWATFAYSTFLGTLQLRRDNPSALPAGPFFNEYLRLLIETLIPRPGEQAPAASAERAA is encoded by the coding sequence ATGGGCCAGCAAAAACCGACATTAAGCGCCGACGACTGGGCAGATGCTGCCCTGGATGCGATGGCTGATGGCGGGCTGGATTCCGTGGCGGTCGAGCCCCTGGCGCGCAAGCTGGGTGTGACAAAAGGCAGCTTCTACTGGCATTTCGCGAATCGCGATGCGCTTGTCCGTGCCGCGGTCGAACGCTGGGCCCAGCGTGAGACCGAACAGATCATCAAGCGGGCGCGCGGCGTGAAACAGGCGCGCAAGCGCATCCAGACCGTGTTCAAGGCGGCCAACGGCAGCGAGCGCGAAGGGCATTTGTATCTGGCCCTCGCAGCCGCAAGCCGTGATCCGCGGGTGGCCGATTTTGTGCACAAGGTGTCGCAGCGCCGACTCGATTTTCTGACCGAGTGTTACCAGGCGCTCGGGCTGATCGAGCGCGATGCGCGCAAATGGGCAACCTTCGCTTACAGCACCTTTCTCGGCACGTTGCAGTTACGCCGGGACAACCCGTCCGCTTTGCCGGCCGGGCCGTTTTTCAACGAATACCTGCGCCTGCTCATCGAGACGCTGATTCCGCGTCCCGGCGAACAGGCGCCAGCGGCCAGCGCTGAGCGCGCCGCTTAA
- a CDS encoding DUF3080 family protein: MEHRLEDFHGRVSHVLEVDSHPVQIRSVPAYPRRRLRRVAAPELRLSPGEALRFRGCLGRELGERNSILGQVMQPSIRLAYETRVAAALQDCAPETAADQALLKRIRQVKARSLQVAGYDLLFASEEVESFLGVAARPASMDELRQGLTGTQALSDLAALVRHGGEGEVLTPAELVAALRRLRESRQAAGLIRTARLFEAQLAAIAATIHQRLDARALCLQPRPTPKARVAETVFYKFYVQQIQPDLGVVQRALAALEHALDQALAATTTEPTGALVAYVDAVHSVHHQLLEASRAHARAWQRLLGQCGRMPDRSDSESGT, translated from the coding sequence TTGGAACACCGGCTGGAGGATTTTCACGGGCGGGTGAGCCATGTGCTGGAGGTGGATTCCCACCCTGTACAGATCCGGTCCGTACCGGCGTACCCACGTCGCCGCCTACGGCGGGTCGCGGCGCCCGAATTGCGCCTGTCGCCTGGCGAGGCGCTGCGGTTTCGCGGGTGTCTGGGGCGTGAGCTGGGCGAGCGCAACAGCATTCTGGGGCAGGTGATGCAGCCTTCCATCCGACTGGCGTACGAGACCCGGGTCGCTGCGGCGTTGCAGGACTGCGCCCCCGAGACCGCCGCCGATCAGGCCTTGCTAAAGCGGATCCGGCAGGTCAAAGCCCGAAGCTTGCAGGTGGCCGGCTATGACCTGCTGTTCGCGTCTGAAGAGGTGGAATCGTTTCTGGGTGTCGCTGCCCGGCCGGCCAGCATGGACGAGCTGCGGCAAGGATTGACCGGTACGCAGGCCCTGTCTGATTTGGCCGCGTTGGTGCGGCATGGCGGTGAGGGCGAGGTTCTGACGCCAGCCGAGCTGGTGGCCGCGCTGCGTCGGCTACGTGAATCTCGCCAGGCGGCGGGCCTGATACGGACCGCTCGCTTGTTTGAAGCCCAGTTGGCCGCGATAGCGGCGACGATCCATCAGCGGCTGGACGCGCGCGCGCTGTGCCTGCAGCCACGGCCGACGCCCAAGGCCCGTGTGGCCGAGACGGTGTTCTACAAGTTCTATGTGCAGCAGATTCAGCCGGATCTCGGTGTCGTGCAGCGCGCGCTGGCAGCGCTCGAGCATGCACTGGATCAGGCGCTGGCGGCGACAACAACAGAACCGACAGGGGCCCTGGTCGCCTATGTAGACGCGGTCCACAGCGTCCATCACCAGCTGCTTGAAGCCTCGCGTGCGCATGCCCGGGCCTGGCAGCGCCTGTTGGGGCAATGCGGTCGCATGCCTGACCGCAGTGACAGCGAATCGGGGACGTGA